In a single window of the Chaetodon trifascialis isolate fChaTrf1 chromosome 19, fChaTrf1.hap1, whole genome shotgun sequence genome:
- the LOC139347263 gene encoding interferon-induced protein 44-like, with amino-acid sequence MGGNQSTPAPPPPSPFFSEPWRKIKWGDNQSALQYVKDYKPRNGNQQLRILLHGPVGTGKSSFINSVQSVLHGRMYTQALVDNTSHDSFTKKYTTYKIQKGRSSTFYPFVFNDIMGLEQRGGVHVEDIKLALKGHVMDGYRFNPESKLSEDDRFYNKSPTDNDKVHVLVCVIDANKLSIMNKEVLQKIWDIRKEASDLGIPQVVIVTKPDELSPEIKADVKNVYKVKILKQKLEKFSADVGIPMNCIFPVKNYHEEIDIDSDVDSLILSALRSIISFGDDYINFKQSAERLTCFNTE; translated from the exons atgGGAGGAAATCAGTCCACACCTGCGCCACCCCCTCCATCTCCAT TTTTCAGCGAGCCGTGGAGGAAAATAAAGTGGGG AGACAATCAGAGCGCTTTGCAGTATGTGAAAGACTACAAACCTCGAAATGGAAACCAGCAGCTCAGGATTCTTCTTCATGGACCTGTTGGAACAGGAAAGTCCAGCTTCATCAACTCTGTCCAAAGTGTCTTACATGGCAGAATGTACACACAGGCTTTGGTGGATAACACCTCTCATGACTCTTTTACCAAAAAG TACACAACCTACAAGATCCAAAAAGGAAGGTCAAGCACCTTTTATCCTTTTGTCTTCAATGACATCATGGGCCTGGAACAACGCGGAGGTGTCCATGTGGAAGACATCAAACTGGCTTTGAAGGGACACGTGATGGATGGTTACAGG TTCAATCCTGAGTCTAAGTTGTCAGAGGATGATCGATTCTACAACAAATCTCCGACTGACAACGACAAAGTGCATGTTCTGGTTTGTGTCATCGATGCAAACAAACTATCTATCATGAACAAAGAAGTTCTGCAGAAGATTTGGGACATCAGGAAAGAAGCCAGTGACCTGG GGATTCCTCAAGTGGTCATTGTCACCAAACCTGATGAGCTCAGTCCTGAAATCAAAGCAGATGTAAAGAACGTCTACAAGGTCAAGATCCTGAAGCAGAAG ttgGAGAAATTCAGTGCAGATGTGGGAATTCCTATGAACTGCATCTTCCCCGTGAAGAACTACCATGAAGAAATTGACATCGACAGTGATGTTGACTCACTGATCCTGAGCGCACTGAGAAGCATCATCAGCTTTGGAGATGATTACATCAACTTCAAACAGAGTGCTGAGAGACTGACATGTTTTAATACAGAATGA